One genomic window of Fusarium fujikuroi IMI 58289 draft genome, chromosome FFUJ_chr01 includes the following:
- a CDS encoding related to NAD-dependent histone deacetylases, producing the protein MSPSSPLSFVPDGENSTLSSPLSSLSRTPSLPSSPDMPDPTKRYPSPSTTASGPHSPDKTCDLPSEDEIVAKPLDDSTSGPPPAKKRRISPPKERTTEYLDLMKPEDELTAEDRGQLKRLIDTLRKKKKIVVIAGAGISVSAGIPDFRSSTGLFATVKTQHNLKGSGKHLFDASVYKHDSTTQSFHAMVREMATMTKAAKPTPFHELLASLAQEGRLLRLYSQNIDCLDTQLKPLATEVPLNPKGPWPVTIQLHGGLQKMVCTKCNNIREFDGEVFDGPEAPLCPTCKTLDEVRTTHAGKRSHGIGRLRPRFVLYNEYNPDEDAIGNVSGADLKARPDAVLVVGTTLKVPGTRRLVREMCQVTRGRKNGTAIWINVDDEPKGADLKNCWDIVVRSKCDDVARSAALPPWNITLGQDYEVSEEAFSKSQEDRKHLNFSVEIPVNSVSTYPHSEDQCAAKSKQVKQVQGIPTPHASPKILAIKNPTKTMQTTISFDGKVTTEQPAQLSKQRGPSKQNGRKRKAPGGHKEAQLKSFKATKNIIGQEKAGGSASDPQTKRNVTGRGKNRHPLPSQRPTTSPHKEMLTDTKDLDEKVRQRGAGYPSTRTTKMNGTISPRSYPNNTRHLID; encoded by the coding sequence ATGAGTCCCTCGAGCCCTCTATCCTTCGTCCCTGACGGAGAAAACTCAACGCTCTCGTCGCCACTCTCCAGCCTCTCCAGAACACCATCATTGCCTTCGTCACCTGACATGCCCGACCCCACGAAGCGCTATCCGTCTCCATCAACGACTGCATCGGGCCCGCACTCTCCAGACAAGACGTGTGACCTTCCATCTGAAGATGAAATTGTCGCCAAACCACTCGATGATTCCACTTCAGGTCCCCCGCCAGCCAAAAAGCGTCGTATATCTCCCCCGAAAGAACGTACTACCGAGTACCTAGATCTGATGAAGCCCGAAGATGAACTCACTGCCGAAGATCGTGGCCAGTTGAAAAGACTCATTGACACATTgcgcaagaaaaagaagattgTTGTCATTGCTGGTGCAGGAATTTCAGTTTCAGCAGGAATTCCAGACTTCCGCTCATCCACCGGCTTATTTGCGACCGTCAAAACTCAGCATAACCTCAAGGGCTCTGGTAAACATCTATTCGATGCTTCAGTTTACAAACACGATTCCACAACCCAGTCTTTTCATGCAATGGTTAGAGAAATGGCCACAATGACGAAAGCCGCAAAACCTACACCATTTCACGAACTATTAGCATCCCTGGCTCAAGAAGGTCGCTTATTACGCCTCTATTCGCAAAACATCGACTGTCTTGATACTCAACTAAAGCCTCTGGCCACGGAGGTTCCTCTTAACCCCAAAGGCCCCTGGCCTGTTACAATCCAGCTGCACGGCGGTCTCCAGAAAATGGTCTGCACCAAATGCAACAATATCCGGGAATTCGACGGCGAGGTTTTTGACGGCCCAGAGGCTCCACTTTGTCCAACATGTAAAACTCTCGACGAAGTTCGGACCACACATGCTGGTAAGCGAAGCCATGGCATCGGCAGACTACGACCACGATTTGTGCTCTATAATGAGTACAACCCAGACGAGGATGCCATCGGGAATGTTTCAGGCGCTGATCTGAAGGCCCGCCCTGATGCTGTATTGGTGGTTGGAACGACACTAAAGGTTCCTGGAACTCGCAGACTAGTAAGGGAGATGTGCCAGGTCACACGAGGACGAAAGAATGGTACTGCCATTTGGATCAATGTGGACGACGAACCCAAAGGCGCCGACCTGAAAAATTGTTGGGACATCGTAGTACGGTCAAAGTGCGATGATGTGGCTCGATCTGCAGCACTCCCCCCCTGGAATATCACCCTTGGGCAGGATTATGAGGTGTCTGAGGAAGCCTTCTCCAAGAGCCAAGAGGATCGCAAACACCTTAATTTCTCCGTTGAAATTCCGGTCAACTCTGTCTCCACGTATCCTCATTCTGAAGACCAATGCGCAGCCAAATCAAAACAGGTCAAGCAGGTGCAGGGCATACCAACTCCCCATGCAAGCCCGAAGATATTAGCGATCAAAAAcccgacgaagacgatgcagACCACGATATCTTTCGATGGCAAGGTTACCACAGAGCAACCTGCACAACTCTCGAAACAACGCGGGCCCTCTAAACAAAACGGGCGCAAGAGGAAGGCCCCAGGTGGACATAAGGAGGCGCAACTTAAAAGTTTCAAGGCAACTAAAAATATCATCGGCCAAGAGAAGGCCGGCGGATCTGCGTCAGATCCTCAGACGAAGCGGAACGTAACTGGCAGAGGGAAAAATCGCCACCCTTTGCCCTCTCAACGTCCCACGACTTCACCGCATAAAGAGATGTTGACTGACACTAAGGATCTGGACGAGAAGGTCCGCCAACGGGGAGCTGGTTATCCTTCAACTCGAACCACAAAAATGAATGGTACCATTTCTCCACGATCGTACCCTAACAACACCCGACATCTGATCGATTAA
- a CDS encoding related to LSM6-Sm-like (Lsm) protein yields the protein MENGAISQGEGKDPSSFLSDIIGNPVTVKLNSGVVYKGELQSVDGYMNIALEKTAEYVNGQKRREYGDAFVRGNNVMYISADS from the exons ATGGAGAACGGCGCTATCTCTCAGGGTGAGGGAAAAGACCCTTCAAGCTTCCTCAGTGACATCATCGGCAACCCTGTTACTGTTAAGCTCAACTCTGGCGTTGTCTACAAGG GCGAGCTTCAATCTGTGGATGGCTACATGAACATTGCCCTGGAAAAGACAGCCGAGTATGTCAATGGCCAGAAGCGTAGGGAATACGGTGACGCTTTTGTGAGAGGAAACAATG TCATGTATATTTCGGCAGACTCATGA